One region of Betaproteobacteria bacterium genomic DNA includes:
- a CDS encoding 2-isopropylmalate synthase: MKQHLVIFDTTLRDGEQSPGASMTREEKIRVARQLEKMRVDVIEAGFAAASPGDFDSIHAIAQAIKDSTICSLARANENDIRRAGEAIKPAKSGRIHTFIATSPIHMEKKLRMSPDQVVEQAIKAIAWSREHTDDVEFSAEDAGRSEIDFLCRIFEEVIKAGATTINVPDTVGYNIPFQYAETMRQLIERVPNADKVVWSVHCHNDLGLAVSNSLAAVLVGARQVECTINGLGERAGNAALEEIVMAVRTRSDVFPVETRVDATQIVPASKLVSQITGYPVQPNKAVVGANAFAHESGIHQDGVLKHRETYEIMRAQDVGWSQNKLVLGKHSGRNAFKSRLQELGIELESDEVMNAAFARFKELADRKHEIFDEDLHALVSDEVVTPDREHFKLLYSHVCSETGEMPYAKVILSVGGIEQKGEAGGGGPVDATFKAIEGIVNSGAELMLYSVNAITTGTDAQGEVTTRLAKDGRIVNGNGADTDIVIASARSYLNALNKLHSSLDKVKAQGDV, encoded by the coding sequence ATGAAACAGCATCTTGTTATTTTCGACACCACGCTGCGAGATGGCGAGCAGAGTCCCGGTGCCTCAATGACCCGGGAGGAAAAGATTCGTGTTGCCCGTCAGCTGGAAAAAATGCGGGTCGATGTCATTGAGGCCGGTTTTGCAGCGGCGTCGCCGGGTGACTTTGATTCTATTCACGCTATTGCTCAAGCCATCAAGGATTCAACCATTTGTTCGTTGGCGCGGGCCAACGAGAATGATATCCGTCGTGCGGGAGAGGCCATCAAGCCTGCCAAATCCGGGCGGATTCATACCTTTATCGCGACCTCTCCGATTCATATGGAAAAAAAGCTTCGCATGTCGCCGGATCAAGTGGTCGAGCAGGCGATTAAAGCTATCGCATGGTCACGAGAACATACGGATGATGTCGAGTTTTCGGCTGAAGATGCAGGTCGTTCAGAGATTGATTTTCTCTGCCGTATTTTCGAGGAGGTAATCAAGGCCGGTGCTACAACGATCAATGTGCCCGATACCGTTGGCTACAACATTCCTTTCCAGTACGCCGAGACCATGCGCCAACTGATTGAGCGCGTGCCGAATGCGGATAAGGTGGTCTGGTCGGTGCATTGCCACAACGATCTGGGGCTCGCCGTCTCCAATTCCCTTGCGGCTGTGCTGGTTGGCGCCCGTCAGGTTGAATGCACAATCAACGGTCTCGGCGAGCGTGCCGGTAATGCTGCGCTGGAAGAAATTGTCATGGCGGTGCGGACGCGCAGCGATGTCTTTCCGGTTGAAACCCGGGTTGATGCGACGCAGATTGTCCCGGCCTCGAAGCTGGTGTCGCAGATTACCGGCTACCCGGTGCAGCCGAACAAGGCGGTGGTTGGTGCCAATGCTTTTGCGCACGAGTCCGGAATCCATCAGGATGGCGTGCTGAAGCATCGTGAAACCTACGAAATCATGCGGGCGCAGGATGTGGGCTGGAGTCAGAACAAGCTGGTCCTTGGCAAGCATTCCGGTCGTAATGCCTTCAAGAGTCGCTTGCAGGAGCTCGGGATCGAGCTGGAGAGCGATGAAGTGATGAACGCTGCCTTTGCCCGCTTCAAGGAGCTGGCTGACCGCAAGCACGAAATCTTTGATGAAGATTTGCACGCACTGGTTTCCGACGAGGTGGTGACGCCGGATAGGGAGCATTTCAAGCTTCTCTACTCCCATGTCTGTTCCGAAACGGGCGAGATGCCGTACGCCAAAGTGATTTTGAGCGTTGGTGGCATCGAGCAGAAGGGCGAGGCGGGCGGCGGTGGTCCGGTCGATGCCACCTTCAAGGCGATCGAAGGAATCGTAAACAGCGGCGCCGAGTTGATGCTTTACTCGGTGAATGCGATTACGACAGGTACGGATGCACAAGGTGAAGTGACGACACGTCTTGCCAAGGACGGTCGCATTGTTAACGGTAACGGAGCTGATACCGACATCGTTATCGCTTCCGCCCGTTCCTATCTGAATGCGCTGAACAAGCTGCATTCTTCGTTGGACAAGGTCAAGGCGCAGGGCGACGTCTGA
- a CDS encoding DUF2069 domain-containing protein — MATRYQISASASLIALIFLCLAWEGWLAPLKPGGSWMTLKAVFLLVPLFGILRGKRYTYKWLSLFIQLYLMEGALRATSDHGLIQKFAIVETVLAAVLFVSTILYIRATRTPKIEKAAQQS, encoded by the coding sequence ATCGCCACCCGTTACCAAATTTCTGCCAGCGCCAGCCTCATTGCGCTGATTTTCCTTTGTCTGGCCTGGGAAGGCTGGCTGGCTCCGCTCAAGCCTGGCGGCTCATGGATGACCCTGAAAGCGGTCTTTCTGCTGGTCCCGCTATTTGGCATCCTGCGCGGCAAACGCTACACCTACAAATGGCTGTCCCTGTTCATTCAGCTCTATTTGATGGAGGGCGCCTTGCGTGCCACCAGCGACCACGGACTCATTCAGAAATTCGCCATTGTCGAAACCGTGCTTGCTGCAGTCCTGTTCGTCTCCACCATCCTGTACATCCGCGCCACTCGCACACCCAAAATAGAAAAAGCCGCCCAGCAGAGCTGA
- the wrbA gene encoding NAD(P)H:quinone oxidoreductase: MQDILILYYSHRGSVRALAERIACGIESVPGMQARLRTVPRVSPTCEAVEPEVPNAGAPYVELSDLAECVGLALGSPVRFGNMAAPMKYFWDSTITTWQNGTLSGKPACVFTSGGSQHGGNESTLLSMMLPLLHHGMLITGLPFTEPELSSTTAGGTPYGPSHVSGANGNPQLTEAESRLAFIQGQRLSNFAKKLS; encoded by the coding sequence ATGCAAGACATACTGATCCTCTATTACAGTCACCGCGGCTCGGTCCGCGCGCTGGCTGAACGCATCGCCTGCGGCATAGAATCCGTACCCGGCATGCAGGCCCGCCTGCGTACCGTGCCCCGGGTGTCACCCACCTGTGAAGCCGTAGAACCTGAGGTGCCAAACGCCGGCGCACCTTACGTTGAACTTTCCGATCTGGCGGAATGCGTGGGGCTGGCTTTGGGGAGTCCTGTCCGCTTCGGCAACATGGCTGCACCCATGAAATATTTCTGGGACAGCACCATTACCACCTGGCAAAACGGCACTCTGTCCGGAAAGCCGGCCTGCGTCTTTACCTCTGGCGGCAGCCAGCATGGCGGTAATGAATCGACCTTGTTATCGATGATGCTGCCACTGCTTCACCATGGCATGCTGATCACAGGGCTGCCCTTTACCGAACCCGAACTTTCCTCGACAACTGCCGGCGGAACCCCATATGGTCCCAGCCATGTCTCCGGGGCCAACGGTAACCCACAGCTGACCGAAGCGGAAAGCCGCCTGGCGTTTATCCAGGGGCAGCGTCTTTCAAATTTTGCCAAAAAACTGAGTTGA
- a CDS encoding YihY family inner membrane protein: MMQTSSALAFTTLMALVPLVTVVLAVAGAVPYLDLLLARLDLLIRDALLPAGAAGSIAGSIGKFSHKAQQLTLAGIAVLGVTAVLLMNTIERAFNHLWQVQPRPVLARLRLYAFVVAVWPFVLGAVAGVISFALTTSLGLFDEPAWFRRVAFKFVAMLMLGLLFSFLYYAVPNVRVSRSAALTGGLFAMLAFSAMQKVFELFLVKSALLKSIYGAFAFFPVFLVWLHLSWAVVLFGGLIAATVNGRGKR, encoded by the coding sequence ATGATGCAGACAAGTTCGGCGCTGGCTTTCACGACGTTGATGGCACTGGTTCCCCTCGTCACGGTGGTGCTGGCGGTGGCTGGGGCGGTTCCCTATCTGGATTTGCTGTTGGCGAGACTCGATCTGTTGATTCGCGATGCATTGCTGCCGGCGGGGGCGGCTGGATCCATCGCAGGGAGCATTGGCAAGTTTTCGCACAAGGCTCAACAATTGACCCTGGCGGGTATCGCGGTATTGGGTGTGACGGCCGTTCTGTTGATGAATACGATAGAGCGAGCGTTTAATCATCTTTGGCAGGTTCAGCCACGCCCTGTCTTGGCGCGCCTGCGGTTGTATGCCTTTGTCGTGGCGGTCTGGCCGTTTGTTTTGGGGGCAGTGGCTGGCGTGATTTCATTCGCATTGACCACATCCTTGGGTTTGTTCGATGAGCCCGCCTGGTTTCGTCGTGTGGCATTCAAGTTTGTGGCGATGCTGATGCTCGGCTTGCTTTTTTCGTTTCTTTATTATGCCGTACCGAATGTTCGTGTCTCCCGTTCGGCCGCGTTGACCGGCGGCTTGTTCGCAATGTTGGCATTCTCCGCGATGCAGAAGGTCTTTGAGTTATTTTTGGTGAAATCCGCCCTCTTGAAAAGTATTTATGGCGCATTTGCCTTCTTTCCGGTGTTTCTGGTGTGGCTGCACCTCTCGTGGGCGGTCGTACTGTTTGGTGGTCTGATCGCTGCTACCGTAAATGGTCGGGGGAAACGCTGA
- a CDS encoding ISAs1 family transposase codes for METEGRLGVADVFVGIRDPRQARKIEHDLVELLVIAVCGVLAGADDFVEIEEWAKEKCDWFRQYLRLEHGIPSHDTFGRVFAAIDAEAFGAAFRRWVSRIAPNQGKDEVVALDGKTSRRSGKVDATPLHLVSAFAAGAGLVLGQRATAEKSNEKTAIPELLATLALEGCIVTIDAMGTQPSIAQAIRDRGADYILSVKDNQLTLADSVQDFFAAFQAAPDKTPHRFAEVVEKDHGRLEVRRCYAFDQLDCLHAPERWPDLKSFAVIASERTIKGKTTLEHRFYISTLPADAVRLNRAVRQHWRVENSLHWCMDMVFGDDHMRARTGNAAHNFAVMRHFALNLIRLDPVKRKGGLKVRRLIAATSDSYRAQLLGLV; via the coding sequence ATGGAGACTGAAGGCAGGCTGGGCGTTGCGGACGTATTTGTCGGCATTCGGGATCCACGGCAAGCGAGGAAGATCGAACATGACCTGGTGGAACTGTTGGTGATTGCCGTGTGCGGAGTCCTGGCGGGGGCTGACGACTTTGTCGAGATTGAAGAATGGGCCAAGGAGAAGTGCGACTGGTTCAGGCAGTATCTGCGCCTTGAGCATGGCATTCCCTCGCACGACACCTTCGGCCGGGTCTTTGCGGCAATTGACGCAGAAGCGTTCGGTGCAGCCTTCCGGCGCTGGGTGAGCCGCATTGCACCCAATCAGGGGAAGGACGAGGTCGTCGCCCTTGATGGCAAGACCAGCCGGCGTTCGGGAAAAGTGGATGCCACGCCGCTGCATCTGGTCAGCGCCTTTGCCGCCGGCGCTGGTCTGGTGCTGGGACAGCGTGCGACCGCCGAGAAATCGAACGAGAAGACCGCGATTCCCGAGTTGCTGGCCACCCTGGCTTTGGAAGGATGCATCGTCACCATCGACGCCATGGGTACTCAGCCAAGCATTGCGCAGGCAATTCGGGATCGGGGGGCTGATTACATCCTGTCGGTCAAGGACAACCAACTGACTTTGGCCGACTCGGTGCAGGACTTCTTTGCGGCATTCCAAGCCGCGCCCGACAAGACGCCCCACCGATTCGCCGAGGTCGTGGAGAAGGACCATGGCAGGCTGGAGGTTCGCCGCTGCTACGCCTTCGATCAACTCGACTGTCTGCATGCACCGGAACGCTGGCCGGACTTGAAGTCGTTTGCCGTGATCGCTTCGGAACGAACGATTAAAGGCAAGACAACATTGGAGCATCGCTTCTACATCAGTACTCTGCCGGCCGATGCTGTGCGTCTAAATCGCGCGGTACGCCAGCACTGGCGTGTGGAAAATAGCCTGCACTGGTGCATGGACATGGTCTTCGGTGACGACCACATGCGCGCCCGGACTGGCAATGCCGCTCATAATTTCGCGGTGATGCGACATTTCGCTTTGAATCTCATCCGCCTCGACCCCGTTAAACGCAAGGGCGGACTGAAGGTTCGCCGCCTTATCGCGGCAACCTCCGACTCCTATCGTGCTCAATTGCTCGGTCTTGTATAG
- the rpsP gene encoding 30S ribosomal protein S16, with protein sequence MVVIRLARGGAKKRPFYNMVVTDSRNRRDGRFVERIGFYNPVASGNAEALRVSVDRLAYWQSNGAQLSPTVARLVKQHAAQQAA encoded by the coding sequence ATGGTTGTTATCCGTCTTGCCCGTGGTGGCGCCAAGAAGCGTCCGTTCTACAACATGGTTGTTACCGATTCCCGCAATCGTCGTGATGGCCGTTTCGTTGAGCGTATCGGCTTCTACAACCCGGTTGCTTCCGGCAATGCAGAAGCACTGCGCGTTTCCGTTGATCGTCTGGCCTACTGGCAGAGCAATGGCGCCCAGCTGTCCCCGACCGTTGCCCGTCTGGTCAAGCAGCACGCTGCTCAGCAAGCAGCCTAA
- the rimM gene encoding ribosome maturation factor RimM: MSSNDIVVLGRLADPYGIQGWLWLYPFGDDPLSWAEMPVWWIAREGEPWRECKLKSLKAHSNGVVVLLDGVADRTTAESMKGILVGAPREALPTTEKNEFYWTDLVGLAVINTADERLGKVVGLIETGANAVLRVLGEDNVERLLPFVSAVVLAVEKEAGQIRVEWGSDW, translated from the coding sequence TTGAGCAGCAACGATATCGTCGTACTGGGTCGGCTGGCCGACCCCTACGGGATTCAGGGCTGGCTTTGGTTGTACCCCTTCGGGGATGATCCACTTAGCTGGGCAGAAATGCCTGTCTGGTGGATTGCCAGAGAAGGCGAGCCGTGGCGCGAGTGCAAGCTGAAAAGCCTGAAAGCCCACAGTAACGGTGTAGTGGTGCTTTTGGATGGCGTCGCTGATCGGACTACCGCCGAATCGATGAAGGGTATTTTGGTCGGGGCGCCGCGCGAAGCATTGCCGACGACTGAAAAAAACGAGTTTTACTGGACAGACTTGGTTGGTCTGGCGGTCATCAACACCGCGGATGAGCGGCTCGGCAAGGTGGTCGGGCTGATTGAAACCGGTGCCAATGCGGTTTTGCGCGTGCTGGGTGAAGACAATGTCGAGCGCCTGTTGCCGTTTGTTTCGGCAGTGGTGCTGGCTGTCGAGAAGGAGGCCGGACAGATTCGAGTGGAGTGGGGCAGCGACTGGTGA
- the trmD gene encoding tRNA (guanosine(37)-N1)-methyltransferase TrmD → MRFDCITLFPEMFAAVTESGITRRALEEQRWVWQGWNPRDFAENTWRRVDDRPFGGGPGMLMQPGPLEKAIVAAKAQQREAGLAKSRVIYLSPQGAPLTHERVMQLANGDEGLILLCGRYEGIDERLIERCVDEEISIGDFVLSGGELPAMALIDAVVRQLPGVLGDAASAVEDSFVGGLLDCPHYTRPEVYQGEAVPGILMSGDHKKIRRWRLKQSLARTRKRRPDLLAHRVLSAEETQLLTEISGEEQCGE, encoded by the coding sequence ATCCGGTTTGACTGCATTACCCTGTTTCCGGAGATGTTCGCGGCAGTAACGGAAAGTGGCATTACCCGTCGGGCGCTGGAAGAGCAGCGTTGGGTGTGGCAAGGCTGGAATCCTCGTGATTTCGCTGAAAATACTTGGCGACGTGTCGATGATCGTCCCTTTGGGGGCGGGCCGGGCATGTTGATGCAGCCAGGGCCGCTGGAGAAGGCGATTGTTGCAGCCAAGGCGCAGCAGCGTGAGGCAGGGCTCGCGAAAAGCCGGGTCATCTATCTCTCGCCACAAGGCGCGCCGCTCACCCACGAACGGGTGATGCAACTGGCGAACGGTGATGAAGGGCTAATCCTTCTTTGCGGCCGTTATGAAGGAATTGACGAGCGTTTGATCGAGCGCTGTGTTGACGAAGAAATTTCGATCGGAGATTTTGTGCTTTCCGGTGGCGAGTTGCCGGCAATGGCCTTGATTGACGCCGTTGTTCGCCAGTTGCCGGGAGTGCTCGGAGATGCTGCTTCGGCGGTGGAAGATTCATTTGTCGGTGGTTTGCTGGATTGTCCGCACTACACCCGCCCGGAGGTTTACCAGGGTGAGGCGGTGCCGGGAATTTTGATGTCTGGTGACCACAAAAAAATTCGTCGCTGGCGACTGAAACAGTCGCTGGCCCGAACCCGGAAGCGCCGGCCGGATTTACTGGCGCACCGCGTGTTGAGCGCGGAAGAAACGCAACTCCTCACGGAAATTTCCGGAGAGGAGCAATGCGGTGAGTAA
- the rplS gene encoding 50S ribosomal protein L19, with the protein MNLIQQLEQEEIARLGKTIPDFAPGDTVVVQVKVKEGTRERLQAYEGVVIAKRNRGLNSAFTVRKISSGEGVERTFQSYSPLVASIEVKRRGDVRRAKLYYLRERSGKSARIKEKLVRKEKPVVAA; encoded by the coding sequence ATGAACCTGATTCAACAGCTGGAACAAGAAGAAATCGCCCGCCTGGGCAAGACCATTCCTGACTTCGCGCCGGGCGACACCGTTGTCGTGCAAGTGAAGGTCAAGGAAGGTACCCGCGAGCGTCTGCAGGCTTACGAAGGCGTCGTTATCGCCAAGCGTAACCGCGGCCTGAACTCTGCTTTCACCGTTCGCAAGATATCTTCCGGTGAAGGCGTCGAGCGTACTTTCCAGTCCTATTCCCCGCTGGTCGCATCGATTGAAGTGAAGCGCCGTGGTGATGTTCGCCGTGCCAAGTTGTACTACCTGCGCGAGCGTTCTGGCAAGTCTGCACGTATCAAGGAAAAGCTGGTCCGCAAGGAAAAGCCGGTCGTTGCTGCTTAA
- a CDS encoding GTP cyclohydrolase I FolE2: MNPPNTNIPDVQNSADTRQIAINKVGIKSIRHPIMVQDKSTGVQHTIAMFNMYVGLPHNFKGTHMSRFVEILNSHEREISVENFPIMLREMLVKLEAETGHIEMNFPYFINKTAPISGVQSLMDYDVTFIGDICEGEIVTSTKVVVPVTSLCPCSKKISEYGAHNQRSHVTVTARTNDFMWIEEIVQLVEQEASCELYGLLKRPDEKYVTERAYDNPKFVEDMVRDVAARLNAEVRVDAYVVESENFESIHNHSAYALIENDKKNPDNHCKG; encoded by the coding sequence ATGAACCCCCCGAACACAAACATCCCTGACGTCCAGAATTCTGCGGACACGCGCCAGATAGCCATCAACAAGGTCGGCATCAAGTCCATCCGCCACCCGATCATGGTCCAGGACAAGTCTACCGGCGTGCAGCACACCATCGCCATGTTCAACATGTACGTTGGCCTGCCCCATAACTTCAAGGGCACGCACATGTCGCGCTTTGTGGAGATACTGAATAGCCACGAACGCGAAATATCGGTCGAGAATTTTCCGATCATGCTGCGCGAAATGCTGGTCAAACTCGAAGCCGAAACCGGCCACATCGAGATGAACTTCCCGTACTTCATCAACAAGACTGCCCCGATCTCCGGCGTGCAGAGCTTGATGGACTACGACGTCACCTTTATTGGCGATATCTGTGAAGGCGAGATCGTCACCTCGACCAAGGTGGTTGTGCCAGTGACCAGCCTATGCCCCTGCTCCAAGAAAATCTCGGAGTACGGCGCTCACAACCAACGCTCGCACGTCACTGTGACCGCCCGTACCAACGACTTCATGTGGATCGAGGAAATCGTCCAGCTCGTCGAACAGGAAGCCTCCTGCGAGCTCTACGGCCTGCTCAAGCGCCCGGATGAAAAGTACGTCACCGAACGTGCCTACGACAATCCCAAGTTCGTCGAAGACATGGTCCGCGACGTCGCCGCCCGCCTCAACGCAGAGGTGCGGGTGGATGCATACGTGGTTGAATCAGAAAATTTTGAGTCGATTCACAATCACTCGGCATACGCCCTGATCGAGAACGACAAGAAGAACCCTGATAATCACTGCAAAGGCTGA
- the dxs gene encoding 1-deoxy-D-xylulose-5-phosphate synthase, which produces MTASRLLESINSPADLRRLDRKQLPQLATELRAFLIESVSQTGGHLSSNLGTVELTIALHAVFNTPEDRLVWDVGHQCYAHKVLTGRREGMSTLRMHGGVSGFPKRSESPYDTFGVGHSSTSISAALGMALAAKHKGEDRKAIAIIGDGAMSAGMAFEAMNNVGVADTDMLVILNDNEMSISPPVGALNNILTRLTSSKTYNAAREAGRHMLGFAPPLLELARRAEEHVKGMIAPGTLFEEFGFHYYGPIDGHDLDALIPTLENLKKLKGPKFLHVITKKGQGYKLAENDPILYHGVGKFAACDGIQSAKGPAKLTYTQVFGDWLCDMAKADARLIGVTPAMREGSGMVRFSAEYADRYFDVGIAEQHAVTFAAGLACEGLKPVVAIYSTFLQRGYDQLVHDVALQKLPVMFAVDRGGLVGADGPTHHGTFDLSFVTCIPNMVVMAPSDEAECRKMLSTAYGLDCPSMVRYPRGGGTGKIPATNLDTLAVGKGEIRRQGKDVAILAFGSLVTAALAAGDELDATVANMRFIKPLDVDLIVELAGNHSLLVSIEENAVIGGAGSEIERVLADRSVQVQFLRLGLPDRFIDHGEQGQLLAELGLDKVGIVRAIQQKLGVQANPQ; this is translated from the coding sequence ATGACCGCTTCCCGCCTGCTCGAAAGCATCAACAGCCCGGCTGATCTTCGCCGCCTGGACCGCAAACAGTTGCCGCAACTGGCGACCGAACTGCGCGCCTTCCTGATCGAATCGGTGTCGCAGACGGGCGGCCACCTGTCGTCCAACCTCGGCACGGTTGAACTGACTATTGCCCTGCACGCCGTATTCAACACGCCGGAAGACCGCCTGGTCTGGGACGTCGGTCACCAGTGCTATGCCCACAAGGTACTGACCGGCCGCCGTGAAGGCATGAGCACGCTGCGCATGCACGGTGGCGTCTCCGGCTTCCCCAAGCGAAGTGAAAGCCCTTACGACACCTTTGGCGTTGGCCATTCGTCGACTTCAATCTCCGCTGCACTTGGCATGGCGCTAGCCGCCAAGCACAAAGGCGAGGACCGCAAGGCCATCGCCATCATCGGCGACGGCGCGATGTCCGCCGGTATGGCCTTCGAAGCCATGAACAACGTCGGCGTTGCCGATACCGACATGCTGGTCATTCTCAACGACAACGAAATGTCGATCTCGCCGCCGGTTGGCGCGCTGAACAACATCCTGACCCGCCTGACGTCGAGCAAGACCTACAACGCCGCCCGCGAAGCCGGTCGCCACATGCTCGGCTTCGCTCCGCCGCTGCTCGAACTGGCCCGCCGCGCCGAAGAGCACGTCAAGGGCATGATCGCCCCCGGCACGCTGTTCGAGGAATTCGGCTTTCATTATTACGGCCCGATCGACGGCCACGATCTCGACGCATTGATTCCGACGCTGGAAAACCTGAAGAAGCTGAAGGGCCCAAAATTCCTGCACGTCATCACCAAAAAAGGCCAGGGCTACAAGCTGGCTGAGAATGACCCCATCCTCTACCATGGTGTCGGCAAGTTTGCCGCCTGCGATGGCATCCAGTCGGCCAAGGGCCCCGCCAAGCTGACCTACACACAAGTCTTCGGCGACTGGCTGTGCGATATGGCCAAGGCCGACGCCCGACTTATCGGCGTTACGCCGGCCATGCGTGAAGGCTCAGGCATGGTGCGCTTCTCGGCTGAATATGCTGACCGCTACTTCGATGTCGGCATTGCCGAACAGCATGCTGTCACTTTTGCCGCTGGGCTCGCCTGTGAAGGCCTGAAACCTGTCGTCGCCATCTATTCGACCTTTCTGCAACGTGGCTACGACCAATTGGTTCACGACGTCGCGCTCCAGAAATTGCCGGTCATGTTTGCGGTCGACCGCGGGGGACTGGTCGGCGCCGATGGCCCCACGCACCACGGTACCTTCGACTTGTCTTTCGTCACCTGCATCCCGAACATGGTGGTCATGGCCCCTTCCGATGAAGCGGAATGCCGCAAGATGCTGTCCACCGCCTACGGGCTGGATTGCCCGAGCATGGTTCGTTACCCGCGCGGCGGCGGTACCGGAAAGATCCCGGCGACGAACCTTGATACGCTGGCTGTCGGCAAGGGCGAAATTCGCCGCCAGGGCAAGGATGTTGCCATCCTTGCCTTTGGCAGTCTGGTCACCGCAGCGCTCGCTGCCGGGGACGAACTCGACGCGACGGTTGCCAACATGCGCTTCATCAAGCCGCTCGATGTCGACCTGATTGTTGAACTGGCCGGGAACCATTCCCTGCTTGTCAGTATCGAAGAAAATGCAGTGATCGGCGGTGCAGGCTCGGAAATCGAGCGCGTGCTGGCAGATCGCAGTGTGCAGGTTCAGTTTTTGCGCCTTGGCCTGCCGGACCGCTTTATCGATCACGGCGAACAAGGACAGCTACTGGCCGAACTTGGCCTCGACAAGGTTGGCATCGTACGAGCGATTCAACAAAAACTCGGCGTCCAGGCCAACCCACAATAA
- a CDS encoding polyprenyl synthetase family protein — translation MAVTQDRAESALARHLPGNDCIPARLHDAMRYAVLGGGKRVRPLLSHAAGELTGAMPNNLDIVGCAVELIHAYSLVHDDLPCMDDDVLRRGRPTCHVEFDEPTALLVGDSLQTLAFELLSSQSLGEPARQLEMIALLAHASGSRGMAGGQAIDLASVGKPLNQPELELMHALKTGALIRAAVLLGALAGNPLSAEERTSLDRFAKRAGLLFQVVDDILDCTASTATLGKTAGKDEAADKPTYVSLLGLEGARAYADELRSDALDALSIFGERATRLTQLADFICNRQF, via the coding sequence ATGGCCGTCACGCAAGACCGCGCCGAATCCGCCCTCGCCCGCCACCTGCCCGGCAATGACTGCATTCCAGCCCGCCTGCACGACGCCATGCGCTACGCCGTGCTGGGCGGCGGCAAGCGCGTCCGCCCACTACTCTCCCACGCCGCCGGTGAACTGACCGGTGCCATGCCAAACAACCTCGACATCGTCGGCTGCGCCGTCGAGCTGATCCACGCCTATTCGCTCGTACACGACGACCTGCCGTGCATGGACGATGATGTGCTGCGCCGCGGCCGCCCAACTTGCCACGTCGAATTCGACGAGCCGACCGCCCTGCTCGTCGGCGACAGCCTGCAAACGCTGGCTTTCGAACTGCTGTCCAGCCAGTCTTTGGGCGAGCCGGCCCGCCAGCTCGAAATGATTGCCCTGCTCGCCCATGCCAGCGGTTCACGCGGTATGGCCGGCGGTCAGGCAATTGACCTTGCTTCGGTCGGCAAGCCGCTGAACCAGCCCGAACTGGAACTGATGCACGCACTGAAGACCGGCGCCCTGATCCGCGCCGCCGTGCTGCTCGGCGCATTGGCCGGCAACCCGCTTTCGGCAGAAGAGCGCACCAGCCTCGACCGCTTCGCCAAGCGTGCCGGCCTGCTCTTTCAGGTCGTCGACGATATTCTCGACTGCACGGCGAGCACCGCCACGCTGGGCAAAACCGCTGGGAAGGACGAAGCGGCAGACAAACCTACCTACGTCAGCCTGCTCGGCCTCGAAGGTGCCCGTGCCTACGCCGACGAATTGCGCAGCGACGCCCTCGACGCCCTGTCCATCTTTGGCGAGCGCGCGACGCGCCTTACCCAGTTGGCCGACTTCATCTGCAATCGGCAATTCTAA
- the xseB gene encoding exodeoxyribonuclease VII small subunit produces MATKPIADMKFETALAELENIVSSMEGGKLELDASIAAYRRGMELMKHCQTQLADADEQIRMLENGEFKEVDRSTLEAQ; encoded by the coding sequence ATGGCCACAAAGCCCATCGCCGACATGAAATTCGAGACGGCGCTCGCCGAGCTTGAAAACATCGTCTCCAGCATGGAAGGCGGCAAACTCGAACTCGATGCCTCCATCGCCGCCTATCGCCGCGGCATGGAACTGATGAAGCATTGCCAGACCCAGCTCGCCGACGCCGACGAGCAAATCCGCATGCTCGAAAACGGCGAATTCAAGGAAGTTGACCGTAGTACTCTGGAGGCTCAGTGA